One stretch of Burkholderia sp. NRF60-BP8 DNA includes these proteins:
- a CDS encoding SDR family NAD(P)-dependent oxidoreductase: MTKLLEDRIVVVTGGSRGIGRAIALACARHGADVVVNYWTNPLLPAQADHEIDALVDAVRATGRDALAVPGDVAQPDTAGALVAAAVERFGRIDVLASNAGICPFHGFLDLPPELLQRTMAVNLHGAFYMTQAAARQMAAQGHGGAIVATSSISALVGGGMQTHYTPTKAGVHALMQSCAVALAPHRIRCNSVLPGTIRTEINDDDLAAPGKTEYFERRIPLGRLGEPDDVADCVVFLASDMARYVNGAALLVDGGMYVNLQ, encoded by the coding sequence ATGACGAAGTTGCTCGAGGACAGGATCGTCGTCGTGACGGGCGGATCGCGCGGGATCGGCCGCGCGATCGCGTTGGCGTGTGCGCGGCATGGCGCCGACGTCGTCGTGAACTACTGGACCAACCCGCTGCTGCCTGCGCAGGCCGATCACGAGATCGACGCGCTCGTCGACGCGGTCCGCGCGACGGGGCGCGATGCGCTGGCCGTACCGGGCGACGTCGCGCAGCCCGACACGGCCGGCGCGCTCGTCGCGGCCGCGGTCGAGCGATTCGGCCGGATCGACGTGCTGGCGAGCAATGCCGGAATCTGCCCGTTCCACGGCTTTCTGGACTTGCCGCCCGAACTGCTGCAAAGAACGATGGCAGTGAACCTGCACGGCGCGTTCTACATGACCCAGGCCGCCGCACGTCAAATGGCCGCGCAAGGGCACGGCGGCGCGATCGTCGCGACCAGTTCGATCAGCGCGCTGGTCGGCGGCGGCATGCAGACGCACTACACGCCGACCAAGGCCGGCGTCCATGCGCTGATGCAGTCGTGCGCGGTTGCGCTCGCGCCGCACCGGATTCGCTGCAATTCGGTGCTGCCCGGCACGATCCGCACCGAAATCAACGACGACGATCTCGCCGCGCCCGGCAAGACCGAGTACTTCGAGCGCCGGATTCCGCTCGGCCGCCTCGGCGAGCCGGACGACGTCGCCGACTGCGTCGTGTTTCTCGCGTCCGACATGGCGCGCTACGTGAATGGCGCCGCGCTGCTCGTCGACGGCGGCATGTACGTGAACCTGCAATGA
- the rhmD gene encoding L-rhamnonate dehydratase: protein MSMPTIRAVRALTVRGGGADYHDQDTGHWIDDHIATPMSRYPEYRQSRQSFGINVLGTLVIEIEASDGTVGFAVTTGGEIGAFIVERHLARFIEGQRVTDIEKMWDQMFYATLYYGRKGVVLNAISGVDLALWDLLAKVRREPVHQLLGGKVRDELEFYATGARPDLAKEMGFIGGKLPLHHGPAEGEVGLRRNLEALAEMRSRVGADFWLMLDCWMSLDVPYATRLAHEAHALGLKWIEECLPPDDYWGYAKLRRDVPRGMLVTTGEHEATRWGFRMLLEMECCDIIQPDVGWCGGLTELIRISALADARGVLVIPHGSSVYSYHFVATRHNSPFAEFLMMAPQADRVVPMFDPLLLDEPVPVGGRMRVPDTPGFGVRLNPDVRMQRPYEH, encoded by the coding sequence ATGAGCATGCCGACGATACGCGCGGTTCGCGCGCTGACGGTGCGTGGTGGCGGTGCCGACTATCACGATCAGGATACCGGTCACTGGATCGACGACCACATTGCGACGCCGATGTCGCGCTACCCCGAATACCGGCAGAGCCGCCAGTCGTTCGGTATCAACGTGCTCGGCACGCTCGTGATCGAAATCGAGGCCAGTGACGGAACGGTCGGGTTTGCGGTGACGACCGGCGGCGAGATCGGCGCGTTCATCGTCGAGCGGCATCTCGCGCGCTTCATCGAAGGGCAGCGCGTGACCGACATCGAGAAGATGTGGGATCAGATGTTCTACGCGACGCTGTACTACGGACGCAAGGGCGTCGTACTCAATGCGATTTCCGGCGTCGATCTCGCGCTGTGGGACCTGCTCGCGAAGGTCCGGCGGGAGCCCGTGCATCAGTTGCTCGGCGGCAAGGTGCGCGACGAGCTCGAGTTCTACGCGACCGGTGCGCGGCCCGATCTCGCGAAGGAGATGGGCTTCATCGGCGGCAAGCTGCCGTTGCATCACGGCCCGGCCGAAGGAGAGGTCGGTCTGCGCCGCAATCTCGAGGCGCTGGCCGAGATGCGTTCGCGCGTCGGCGCCGATTTCTGGCTGATGCTCGACTGCTGGATGAGTCTCGACGTGCCGTATGCGACGCGGCTCGCGCACGAAGCGCACGCACTCGGTTTGAAATGGATCGAGGAATGCCTGCCGCCCGACGACTATTGGGGCTACGCGAAGCTGCGCCGCGACGTGCCGCGCGGCATGCTCGTCACGACCGGCGAGCACGAAGCGACCCGCTGGGGCTTCCGGATGCTGCTCGAGATGGAGTGCTGCGACATCATTCAGCCGGACGTGGGTTGGTGCGGCGGGCTCACCGAGCTGATCCGGATCTCGGCGCTCGCCGACGCGCGCGGCGTGCTGGTGATTCCGCACGGCTCGTCGGTCTACAGCTACCACTTCGTCGCGACGCGGCACAACAGCCCGTTCGCCGAATTCCTGATGATGGCGCCGCAGGCGGATCGTGTCGTGCCGATGTTCGATCCGCTGCTGCTCGACGAGCCGGTGCCGGTCGGCGGACGGATGAGGGTGCCCGACACGCCCGGTTTCGGCGTGCGCCTGAATCCGGACGTGCGCATGCAGCGCCCGTACGAACACTGA
- a CDS encoding dihydrodipicolinate synthase family protein, which yields MSLTKPIHRRYTGAFSVAPTIFTESGEIDMPGQKRCVDFIIDAGADGLCILANYSEQFSLTDDERERLIAAILEHVAGRVPVIVTTTHFNPTICAARSRAAQAAGAAMVMVMPPYHGATIRCGEAAIEQFYATLSDAIAIPIMYQDAPMSGTQVSAAFLARIAHTIPNLRYFKIEVPQSAAKLRELIALGGDAIEGPFDGEEAITLLADLDAGATGSILGGGYPDGLQPILAAYLAGQRDDAVARYEQWLPLINYENRQAGLLAAKALMKEGGVIASDAPRRPLAPLHPATRAGLIEIARRLDALVLRWAR from the coding sequence ATGAGCTTGACCAAGCCGATTCACCGCCGCTATACGGGCGCGTTCTCCGTCGCGCCGACGATCTTCACCGAGTCGGGCGAGATCGACATGCCGGGCCAGAAGCGCTGTGTCGACTTCATCATCGACGCGGGAGCGGACGGCCTGTGCATCCTCGCGAACTACTCGGAACAGTTTTCGTTGACCGACGACGAGCGCGAGCGGCTCATCGCGGCGATCCTCGAGCACGTGGCGGGGCGCGTGCCGGTGATCGTGACGACCACGCATTTCAATCCGACGATCTGCGCGGCGCGCAGCCGCGCAGCGCAGGCGGCCGGTGCGGCGATGGTGATGGTGATGCCGCCGTACCACGGCGCGACGATCCGTTGCGGCGAGGCCGCGATCGAGCAGTTCTATGCAACGCTCTCCGACGCGATCGCGATTCCAATCATGTACCAGGATGCGCCGATGAGCGGCACGCAGGTATCGGCCGCGTTTCTGGCGCGCATCGCGCACACGATTCCGAATCTGCGCTATTTCAAGATCGAGGTGCCGCAGTCGGCGGCGAAGCTGCGCGAGCTGATCGCGCTCGGCGGCGATGCGATCGAAGGGCCGTTCGACGGCGAGGAAGCGATCACGCTGCTCGCCGATCTCGATGCGGGCGCGACCGGCAGCATCCTCGGCGGCGGCTACCCGGACGGGCTGCAGCCGATTCTCGCCGCGTATCTGGCCGGGCAGCGTGACGACGCGGTCGCGCGCTATGAGCAATGGCTGCCGTTGATCAATTACGAGAACCGTCAGGCCGGCCTGCTGGCGGCGAAGGCGCTGATGAAGGAGGGCGGCGTGATCGCATCGGACGCGCCGCGCCGTCCGCTCGCGCCGCTGCATCCGGCGACGCGCGCGGGCCTGATCGAGATAGCGCGACGGCTCGACGCATTGGTGCTGCGCTGGGCACGCTGA
- a CDS encoding glycosyltransferase family 2 protein, with protein sequence MTHGTLVTLYKPSAAQIEHLLTLPAKSPAVVAVDNSPVADRALYARLAEGGVDVIANHNRGGIAGAFNAGVEFLIGRGCDVFFIFDQDSYVPDDYFDRMLAGCARVGDSRFLVGPRIFNRNFQRDLPLFTVRRWSAQITPIHGGAHGLLSCSVIISSGTAISLDAYRALGRFREDFFIDHVDAEYCMRAQAHGVPVCVNADVSLPHELGSPSAQQHWPRVEIFDQSPLRHYYAARNCILVARDYWRRYPAMLLINLITLKHVAFVLLHARNKRLKLKAIYCGVTDGLRGRYGRV encoded by the coding sequence ATGACACACGGTACGTTGGTCACGCTGTACAAGCCGTCCGCAGCGCAGATCGAGCATTTGCTGACCTTGCCCGCGAAAAGCCCCGCCGTCGTCGCGGTCGACAATTCGCCCGTCGCCGATCGTGCGCTGTATGCACGGCTCGCCGAAGGCGGCGTCGACGTGATCGCGAATCACAATCGCGGCGGTATCGCCGGGGCGTTCAACGCCGGCGTCGAATTCCTGATCGGCCGCGGCTGCGACGTCTTCTTCATCTTCGATCAGGATTCTTACGTTCCGGACGACTATTTCGACCGAATGCTGGCCGGTTGCGCACGGGTGGGCGACAGCCGTTTCCTGGTCGGGCCGCGGATCTTCAACCGCAATTTTCAGCGCGACCTGCCGTTGTTCACGGTGCGCCGCTGGTCCGCGCAGATCACGCCGATCCACGGCGGCGCGCATGGCCTGCTGTCGTGTTCGGTCATCATCTCGTCGGGCACCGCGATCTCGCTCGACGCGTATCGCGCGCTCGGTCGCTTTCGCGAGGATTTCTTCATCGACCACGTCGACGCCGAATACTGCATGCGCGCGCAAGCGCACGGCGTGCCGGTGTGCGTCAACGCCGACGTGTCGCTGCCCCACGAACTCGGCAGCCCGTCCGCGCAGCAGCACTGGCCGCGTGTCGAAATATTCGACCAGAGCCCGCTGCGCCACTACTATGCGGCGCGCAACTGCATCCTCGTCGCACGCGACTACTGGCGGCGCTATCCGGCGATGCTGCTGATCAATCTCATCACGCTCAAGCACGTCGCGTTCGTGCTGCTGCATGCGCGCAACAAGCGTCTGAAGCTGAAGGCGATCTATTGCGGCGTGACGGACGGGCTTCGAGGACGGTACGGGCGCGTGTGA
- a CDS encoding GntR family transcriptional regulator, with protein sequence MSTSVMAGRETAAPMRTGLTVNEIYEQLKQMAVLYEIRPGERFNELELAERFNVSRTPIREALNRLVAENLLVFVPNRGFFIRELEGKDVFDLFELRRSIETTAVMLACERASDNDIKALRRFWKQVMKNAARMSSSELVVKDEEFHLELAALSGNAEIGRVLQGINARIHYVRWVDVDQRRNEAFTEHLEILDALAERDAARCAALTDTHIRWRMEEITRVVQASVVKLYAR encoded by the coding sequence ATGTCGACTTCCGTTATGGCTGGCCGGGAGACCGCGGCGCCGATGCGCACGGGCCTCACGGTCAACGAGATTTACGAGCAGTTGAAACAGATGGCCGTGCTGTACGAGATCCGGCCGGGCGAACGGTTCAACGAACTGGAGCTCGCCGAGCGCTTCAACGTGAGTCGTACGCCGATTCGCGAGGCACTGAACCGGCTCGTTGCCGAAAACCTGCTGGTGTTCGTGCCGAACCGCGGTTTCTTCATTCGGGAACTGGAGGGGAAGGATGTGTTCGATCTGTTCGAATTGCGTCGCTCGATCGAGACGACCGCGGTGATGCTCGCGTGCGAGCGCGCATCGGACAACGACATCAAGGCGCTGCGACGCTTCTGGAAGCAGGTGATGAAGAATGCCGCGCGGATGTCGTCGTCGGAGCTGGTCGTCAAGGACGAGGAGTTTCACCTGGAGCTGGCCGCGTTGTCGGGCAACGCCGAGATCGGCCGGGTACTGCAAGGGATCAACGCACGGATTCACTACGTGCGCTGGGTCGATGTCGATCAGCGACGCAACGAGGCGTTTACCGAGCATCTCGAGATTCTCGACGCGCTGGCGGAACGCGATGCGGCACGTTGCGCGGCGCTGACCGACACGCATATCCGCTGGCGGATGGAGGAGATCACGCGCGTCGTCCAGGCAAGCGTCGTCAAGCTGTACGCAAGATAA
- a CDS encoding maleate cis-trans isomerase family protein, protein MSELLSPSEASDPGVGAYARFDFSLDAGIARRAAIGLVVLATDHTIEYEWRRLLAIDGVAFYESRIANSAEITAETLAQMDGGICAAVELIRPGERLDVVAFGCTSASMVLGEERVFERIREARPGVACTTPITAARVALTALGARGVALLTPYERTINDAMAAYLRARGVDIVRVGSFEHRDDNEVARIERASIEHAVLTLAADPAVDAVFVSCTSLRIVDALADIEARAGKPVLSSNHALAWHALRLAGIDDPVPGFGSLLMR, encoded by the coding sequence ATGAGCGAACTTCTGTCACCCTCCGAGGCGTCCGATCCGGGCGTCGGCGCCTACGCCCGCTTCGATTTCTCGCTCGACGCCGGCATCGCGCGGCGCGCGGCGATCGGCCTCGTCGTGCTGGCGACCGATCATACGATCGAATACGAGTGGCGGCGTCTGCTCGCGATCGATGGCGTCGCGTTCTACGAAAGCCGGATCGCGAATTCGGCCGAGATCACGGCCGAGACGCTCGCGCAGATGGACGGCGGGATCTGCGCCGCGGTTGAATTGATCCGGCCGGGCGAGCGCCTCGACGTCGTCGCATTCGGCTGCACGTCGGCGTCGATGGTGCTGGGCGAGGAGCGTGTCTTCGAGCGCATCCGCGAGGCGCGGCCCGGCGTCGCGTGCACCACGCCGATCACCGCGGCGCGCGTCGCGCTGACGGCGCTAGGCGCGCGAGGCGTCGCGCTGCTGACGCCGTACGAACGCACGATCAACGATGCGATGGCCGCGTACCTGCGCGCGCGCGGCGTCGATATCGTGCGGGTCGGCTCGTTCGAGCACCGCGACGACAACGAGGTCGCCCGGATCGAGCGCGCATCGATCGAGCATGCGGTGCTGACGCTCGCCGCCGATCCGGCCGTCGATGCCGTGTTCGTGTCGTGCACGAGCCTGCGTATCGTCGATGCGCTGGCCGACATCGAGGCGCGCGCAGGCAAACCCGTATTGTCGAGCAATCACGCGCTCGCCTGGCACGCGCTGCGGCTCGCGGGCATCGACGATCCCGTGCCGGGCTTCGGCAGCTTGCTGATGCGCTGA
- a CDS encoding D-amino acid dehydrogenase: MKTIVLGGGIVGVTTAYFLAKAGDEVTVIERRDGVALETSFANAGLIAPGHSYTWASPRAPRILFKSLFADGQALRLKWTPDWRMWAWCALFLQNCTAERSRRNTSIKVRLCRYAQQRLQQATRDERLEYDRTSGGLLYLYRDPASFERGVANMRILTDNGLPLDILDARATVEREPALRHAAAGIAGAIHCPSDESGDAHLFTRALAERCRALGVEFRFGASIDGVRASADAIDYVETSQGRVTGDRYVLALGAYSPFVARTLGYRLPIYPVKGYSVTLPIGDTHEPPALGGVEENQLVAWARFGDRLRLTATAEFSGYDTTHSPHDFAHMLATAQALFPNGADYAKPSYWAGLRPMTPEGTPIIGASRHRNLFFNTGHGHMGWTMSCGTAKIVADLIHGKRPDIDITGMTLQ, translated from the coding sequence ATGAAGACGATCGTGCTCGGCGGCGGCATCGTCGGCGTGACCACTGCGTATTTTCTCGCGAAGGCGGGCGACGAGGTGACGGTGATCGAACGTCGCGACGGCGTCGCGCTCGAAACGAGCTTCGCGAACGCGGGGTTGATCGCGCCGGGCCATTCGTATACCTGGGCATCGCCGCGCGCGCCCAGGATTCTCTTCAAGTCGCTGTTTGCCGACGGCCAGGCGCTGCGGCTCAAATGGACGCCCGACTGGCGCATGTGGGCCTGGTGCGCGCTGTTCCTGCAGAACTGCACGGCCGAGCGCTCGCGGCGCAACACGTCGATCAAGGTGCGGCTGTGTCGCTACGCGCAGCAGCGGCTTCAGCAGGCGACGCGCGACGAACGGCTCGAGTACGACCGGACGAGCGGCGGGCTGTTGTACCTGTATCGCGATCCGGCGTCGTTCGAGCGGGGCGTCGCGAACATGCGGATTCTGACCGACAACGGCCTGCCGCTCGACATCCTGGACGCGCGGGCCACCGTCGAACGCGAGCCGGCGCTGCGCCACGCGGCGGCCGGGATCGCCGGCGCGATCCATTGCCCGAGCGACGAGAGCGGCGACGCGCACCTCTTCACGCGCGCGCTCGCCGAGCGCTGCCGCGCGCTCGGCGTCGAATTCCGCTTCGGCGCGTCGATCGACGGCGTGCGCGCGAGCGCCGATGCGATCGACTATGTCGAGACGTCGCAGGGCCGCGTGACCGGCGATCGATACGTGCTCGCACTCGGTGCGTACTCGCCGTTCGTCGCGCGCACGCTCGGCTACCGGCTGCCGATCTATCCGGTCAAGGGGTACTCGGTCACGCTGCCGATCGGCGACACGCACGAGCCGCCCGCGCTCGGCGGCGTCGAGGAGAACCAGCTCGTCGCATGGGCGCGCTTCGGCGACCGGCTGCGGCTGACGGCGACCGCCGAGTTCAGCGGCTACGACACCACGCATTCGCCGCACGATTTCGCGCACATGCTCGCGACCGCGCAGGCACTGTTCCCGAACGGCGCGGACTACGCGAAGCCGTCGTACTGGGCCGGGCTGCGGCCGATGACGCCGGAGGGCACGCCGATCATCGGCGCATCCCGGCACCGCAACCTGTTTTTCAACACCGGCCACGGCCATATGGGCTGGACCATGTCGTGCGGCACCGCGAAGATCGTGGCGGATCTGATCCACGGCAAGCGGCCCGACATCGACATCACCGGGATGACCCTGCAATGA
- a CDS encoding RidA family protein, with translation MVEIKRYGAGERMSQLVVAGGLAFVAGQVADDTSLDVAGQTRQILDKIDRLLESAGLDKRRIVSASIWLADYRSFAEMNSVWDAWVPQGEPPARACVESKLAFPQYTVEIAAIAAS, from the coding sequence ATGGTGGAGATCAAGCGATACGGCGCAGGTGAACGGATGAGCCAGCTGGTGGTCGCGGGCGGGCTGGCTTTCGTCGCCGGGCAGGTGGCGGACGACACGTCGCTCGACGTTGCGGGGCAGACCCGGCAGATTCTCGACAAGATCGACCGGCTGCTCGAAAGCGCGGGGCTCGACAAGCGCCGGATCGTGTCAGCGAGCATCTGGCTGGCCGACTATCGCAGCTTCGCCGAGATGAACAGCGTGTGGGACGCATGGGTGCCGCAGGGCGAGCCGCCGGCACGCGCGTGCGTCGAATCGAAGCTCGCGTTTCCGCAGTACACGGTCGAGATCGCGGCGATCGCCGCGAGCTAG
- a CDS encoding ABC transporter substrate-binding protein, which translates to MKASQWSVGVWIALGALASGAAQADISVGAVLPLTGASASIGEDQRRGIELAVAQINAKGGVLGQKLAVRIEDSGGSANTALDAARKLATVEHVPVVLGEFSSSVTIPVGQFLVRQGDVHINIGSSSQQVRKIGAGSFSVIGLDDLSARFAAQDVYARKLRRIALIAPNNGYGQGIAGEFKKRFEALGGTVVSTVLYTEGQSTYRRELEQASRAQPDAYVYSAYGQEAATLNRQAFEMRLNQHPWYGIYLTMCTSDTPAQIAQGQIGLEVAALGAGAKAYASAYQAAYNEAPRSAFGSYAYDATLLSAAAIGRAQSVDPAKIRTALAALGKSYTGVTGAIAFDADGQREVQPYEKVVYRQSVVAQQ; encoded by the coding sequence ATGAAGGCAAGTCAGTGGAGTGTCGGTGTCTGGATCGCGCTCGGTGCGCTTGCGTCGGGCGCTGCGCAGGCTGACATCAGCGTGGGCGCGGTGCTGCCGCTGACGGGCGCGAGTGCGTCCATCGGCGAAGACCAGCGGCGCGGCATCGAACTCGCCGTCGCGCAAATCAATGCGAAAGGCGGCGTGCTGGGTCAGAAGCTCGCCGTGCGCATCGAGGATTCGGGCGGCTCGGCCAATACCGCGCTCGACGCCGCGCGCAAGCTCGCGACCGTCGAACACGTGCCGGTCGTGCTCGGCGAGTTCTCGTCGTCGGTGACGATTCCGGTCGGACAGTTCCTGGTGCGTCAGGGCGACGTGCACATCAACATCGGCTCGTCGAGTCAGCAGGTGCGCAAGATCGGCGCGGGCTCGTTCAGCGTGATCGGGCTGGACGACCTGTCCGCGCGCTTCGCCGCGCAGGACGTGTACGCCCGCAAGCTGCGCCGCATCGCGCTGATCGCGCCGAACAACGGCTACGGCCAGGGCATCGCGGGCGAATTCAAGAAGCGTTTCGAGGCGCTCGGCGGCACGGTGGTGTCGACCGTGCTCTACACGGAAGGGCAATCGACCTATCGCCGCGAACTGGAGCAGGCATCGCGCGCGCAGCCCGACGCGTATGTCTACAGCGCCTATGGCCAGGAGGCCGCGACGCTGAACCGGCAGGCATTCGAGATGCGGCTCAACCAGCATCCGTGGTACGGCATCTACCTGACGATGTGCACGAGCGACACGCCCGCGCAGATCGCGCAAGGCCAGATCGGCCTCGAAGTCGCCGCGCTCGGCGCGGGCGCGAAAGCGTATGCGAGCGCCTATCAGGCCGCATACAACGAGGCGCCGCGCTCAGCGTTCGGCAGCTATGCGTACGACGCGACGCTGTTGTCCGCCGCGGCGATCGGCCGCGCGCAGTCCGTCGACCCGGCGAAGATTCGCACGGCGCTCGCGGCATTGGGCAAGTCGTATACCGGCGTGACCGGCGCGATTGCGTTCGATGCGGACGGCCAGCGGGAAGTCCAGCCGTACGAGAAGGTGGTCTACCGCCAATCGGTCGTCGCGCAGCAGTGA
- a CDS encoding branched-chain amino acid ABC transporter permease has translation MLSFIVDVLIRTADLLLVSVGLSTLYSLIRFPNIAHVQYAMLGAFATLWLERAGLPFALATAVSCALVGTAATLLNLLVFARLLRSGSAVAMIGSLAISMLAVALVLGVAGSRPQQYAQDVHPPMVIAGVALSMPQLGSIACGAGALAIFAALLYRTGLGRAMRALASNRALALATGIDATRVTNVITFASGVLAALGGTMLGATESVHVNLGYGLLIPVFSAAILGGLGNPLGAAAGALLIAVAETLALNVDFGGLVDRPMQFFPVEYVGAVSFAILLAALIFRPYGIFDREVRRV, from the coding sequence ATGCTGTCATTCATTGTCGACGTATTGATTCGCACCGCCGATCTGCTGCTGGTGTCGGTCGGCCTGTCGACGCTCTATTCGCTGATCCGTTTTCCCAACATCGCCCATGTGCAGTACGCGATGCTGGGCGCATTCGCGACGCTCTGGCTGGAACGCGCCGGGCTACCGTTCGCGCTCGCGACGGCCGTGTCCTGCGCGCTGGTCGGCACGGCCGCGACGCTGCTGAACCTGCTCGTTTTCGCGCGGCTGCTGCGCTCCGGCAGCGCGGTAGCGATGATCGGCTCGCTCGCGATCTCGATGCTCGCGGTCGCGCTGGTGCTCGGCGTCGCCGGCTCGCGGCCGCAGCAGTATGCGCAGGACGTGCATCCGCCGATGGTGATTGCCGGCGTCGCGCTGTCCATGCCGCAGCTGGGCTCGATCGCATGCGGCGCCGGCGCGCTCGCGATCTTCGCGGCGCTGCTGTACCGCACCGGGCTCGGGCGGGCGATGCGTGCGCTCGCGTCGAATCGCGCGCTGGCGCTCGCGACCGGCATCGACGCGACGCGCGTGACCAACGTGATCACGTTCGCGAGCGGCGTGCTGGCGGCGCTCGGCGGCACGATGCTCGGCGCCACCGAGAGCGTGCATGTGAATCTCGGCTACGGATTGCTGATCCCGGTGTTTTCCGCGGCGATCCTGGGCGGTCTCGGCAACCCGCTCGGCGCCGCGGCCGGCGCGCTGTTGATCGCAGTGGCCGAAACCCTCGCACTGAACGTCGACTTCGGCGGGCTCGTCGACCGGCCGATGCAATTCTTTCCGGTCGAGTACGTCGGCGCGGTGTCGTTCGCGATCCTGCTCGCCGCACTGATTTTCCGGCCCTATGGCATCTTCGATCGGGAGGTGCGGCGTGTCTAG
- a CDS encoding branched-chain amino acid ABC transporter permease: MSSFVIHLLTVGCLYATMALGLNLQAGYAGLVNFGFIAFSGLGAYAAGIASQLGWPLPSALALALAAAGALAIVVARLGRQLSADYWGIATLAIAEILRTIALNESWLTGGAQGIGGIAPLFPGLRAPWADLAFLAVTAGCLALTYAAYRRLTASRFGRALKVMREEPALAVCFGYDPLALKTRACIAGALPAALAGALAAWYIGYVGPDAMIASETFALWTVVMVGGLGSHLGVLVGTLIVQAVYALAPFLKDWLDVGSDLTGAVRLGLVGVMLLACVLWRPHGLVPERLEARP; this comes from the coding sequence GTGTCTAGCTTCGTCATCCATCTGCTGACCGTCGGCTGCCTGTACGCGACGATGGCGCTCGGGTTGAACCTGCAGGCCGGCTATGCGGGACTCGTCAATTTCGGCTTCATTGCGTTCAGCGGGCTCGGCGCGTACGCGGCCGGCATCGCGTCGCAGCTCGGCTGGCCGTTGCCGTCGGCCCTGGCGCTCGCGCTGGCCGCCGCGGGTGCGTTGGCGATCGTCGTCGCGCGACTCGGGCGGCAGCTTTCCGCCGACTACTGGGGGATCGCGACGCTCGCGATCGCCGAGATCCTGCGCACGATCGCGCTCAACGAAAGCTGGCTCACCGGCGGCGCGCAAGGCATCGGTGGGATCGCACCGCTGTTCCCCGGGCTGCGCGCGCCGTGGGCCGATCTCGCGTTCCTCGCGGTCACGGCCGGCTGCCTCGCGCTCACCTATGCGGCGTATCGGCGCCTGACCGCGAGCCGCTTCGGCCGGGCGCTGAAGGTGATGCGCGAAGAACCCGCGCTCGCGGTCTGCTTCGGCTACGATCCGCTCGCGCTGAAGACGCGTGCATGCATCGCGGGCGCACTTCCCGCCGCGCTGGCCGGGGCGCTCGCCGCGTGGTACATCGGCTATGTCGGGCCGGACGCGATGATCGCGTCCGAGACCTTCGCGCTCTGGACCGTCGTGATGGTCGGCGGCCTCGGCAGCCACCTGGGCGTGCTGGTCGGCACGCTGATCGTGCAGGCCGTCTACGCGCTCGCGCCGTTTCTCAAGGATTGGCTCGACGTCGGCAGCGACCTGACCGGCGCGGTGCGGCTAGGCCTGGTCGGCGTGATGCTGCTCGCGTGCGTACTGTGGCGGCCGCACGGGCTCGTACCCGAACGCCTGGAGGCGCGGCCATGA